In Trichlorobacter lovleyi, the DNA window TCACGGGCCGGTTGAGGGCCTTGGCAGCCTGCACCGCCTCGACAACGAAATCCGAGGCCGGGTTGCCCCTGCGTCCGAAACCGCCCCCCAGGAAGGTGGTTTCAAACACGATCTGCTCCGGCTTCAACCCTGCAACACGGGCAGCGGCGGCACGGTCAACCGTCTGGAACTGGCTGCCGGTCCGGATCAGGGCGCTGTCCTTTTTCAGATCCACAAAACAGTTCAGCGGCTCCATGGTGGCGTGCGCCAGATAGGGCATCTCAAATACCGCCTCGATCTTTTCGGGGTTATTGTCCAGGTACGCGGCCGCATCACCATCCTTACGGGCCACCAGGCCCGGGGTCTCTGCCAGGCGCGCATACTGTTCGTGCATTACCGGGGTTGCCAGTGTATTCCATCTGCCTTCGTCCCAGGTTATCTCCAGCTGTTCCCGCCCCTTCAGGGCCTGCCAGAAATCGTCAGCGGCAACCACGACACCGGCCTCAATGGTAACGACACTGCGGACCCCCGCTACCGCCTTGGCCTTGTCGGCATGAACGCTGACGACTTTTCCGCCGAAAACCGGCGACCGGGCGATCACGGCCGTCAGCATGCCCGGCTCCTGCACATCGATACCGAAGATGGCGGTACCATTGATTTTGGCCGGACTGTCCAGTCGTTTGGCAGGCGTTCCCAGCAGGGTCTTCTTTCCGGCCTTCAGCTGCGGGTTTTTCGGCACGGGCAGCGTTGCCGCCTTTTTCACAAGCTTGCCGTAGGAGAGCTTGGCCCCTGCAGGGCCGATCACATAACCGTTTTCAGCCCTGCAGGCGGCCGGATCGACCTTCCAGGTGAGTGCTGCAGCCGCAATCAGCATCTCGCGGGCGGCGGCCCCTGCCAATGAGAGCCGTGACCATTCCGATCGTACGCTGGTACTCCCCCCGGTCACCATGATCGGGCCGAACTGCGTATGATTATATTCCGGGGCAACCGGCGAAGGGACGAAGCCCACCTTTTTCCAGTTGCAGCACAACTCCTCCGCCACCAGCATCGGAAGTGAGGTATAGACCCCTTGTCCCATTTCGGATTTATTGACGATTATGGTGACCCGCTCATCCGGGCTGATTCTCAGGAATGCGTTTGGCGCAAACGGTTCCTGTTGGCCTGCCAGGGCCTCTTTCCGGCCAAAGGGGAGATGGCATGCCAGCACCAGACCGCCACTCAGCAATGCACCGGCCTTGATGAATTGACGCCGCGTGATGTCATTGGATCTGCTCATGGCTTTTTACCTCCCCGTGTCGTTTTCCTGCCGCTGGCTGCGTGGATTGCCGTACGGATGCGGCCATAGGTGCCGCAGCGGCAGAGGTTTCCACTCATGGCGCGGTCGATCTCCGCATCGGTCGGCTTCGGAATTGCGTCCAGCAGGGCCACCGCGGACATGATCTGCCCCGGTTGGCAGTAGCCGCACTGGGACACCTCCTGAGCAAGCCAGGCCTGCTTGACCGGGTGCTGCTCCGGAATCCCTTCTATGGTCGTGACGGATTTCCCCCGAACGTCCCCCAGCGGGGTCACGCAGGACCGTTCCGGCTTGCCGTCGATCAGCACGGTGCAGGCGCCGCACAACCCTTCACCGCAGCCGTATTTGGTGCCGGTCATCTTCAAATGATCCCTGAGCACCCACAGCAGCGGGGTATCCGCACTGGCCTCGGTTTGCAGTTGTTTTCCGTTTACCTTGATTTCAATCATCGTCTTCCTCCCTCTGAATGGGTTCTGATGTTCAATCGGCAGTAAATCAAAACTGGTTAAAGGAGCGATCCTTCCGCAGGCACGTTTGAATTTTACCAAGATTTCCGATCTTTGCCAGACGAAAACGGTTACGTATGCAAGACAGAAAATCCGACCTCCAACGACGCTGGTTCAGCCCCATCCCCCCCGGCAATTACGGACTGCCCGTTTATGCCCCCTACCCTACGCCGGAAACCGGCAAGACCGGTAGACCGATCCTGCCTGATTCTTGCCTGATCGTACGATTGCATGGAAAGGCGGGCTGTCAGCCGCAGCGGAAACGGTCGGAAAACAAACCGGTAACAGGATCATGCATAATGGAGTTATCCCGACGACGCAGGAATACCGCTCCGGCAGTTGCACCGTACGTTCCGAAAAGGGGCGATTGCCCGATAGCCTGAAGACGGGGCAGCGTCACCCCCCCGGCAAGGGTCGCTAAAAAAACCGTCCTCCCCACCCGTTGCATGTCATCAAAAACGCGCTACACTGTCTTCACACGAGCACCAAAAACCCTTGAATCACTTATTGTATCACTATGTTGCAACACCCCTTCAAGGAGGCAGAGACATGAAAAAGACCCTGATCGCACTCTTCTGTCTGTTCTGTGTGGTGGCAAGCCTTGCTCCCGGCATGGCAGCCGAGCAGGATGTCCGGGGAGGCAAAGACCACCCCCTGCTCTCGCGGATGCCTGATTTCCGGCTCTCTGACTACAAAGAGGCGGAATTCGGCAGCTACCGGTTTATTGGTCAGGACAAAAAACAGGTCAGCATTGAAGGGCATAAATACTATCTGGAGTACAAACTACAGAAAGGTGTTCCCGAACCGGGTGAGCTGAAGATCCGCCGGAACATCCAGGAGGCCTTAAAGAAGATCAACGGCAAGGTTATCTTTGATGACAACTTCAACCGGGTTGCAACCATTGTGCTGAAAAAGGATGCCAAGGAGACCTGGGTAGAGGTGAGGTCCTACAACGCCATGTATCGGCTGAATATTATTGAAAAAGAGGCCATGCAACAGGAGGTGGTGGCTGATGCCGCAGCCATGGGCAACGACATCACCAGCAGCGGACGTGTGGCGATCTACGGCATCTACTTTGATACCGCCAAGGCAGAGCTGAAACCGGAATCTGATGCCGCCCTGGCCGAGATTGCCAGCCTGCTTAAGCAAAACAGCAGCCTCAAGTTGTACGTGGTCGGCCATACCGACAACCAGGGTTCTTTTGATCTGAACATGCGGCTATCAAAAGAGCGTGCCGAGGCGGTTACCCAGGCCCTGGCAACCAGATACGGGATCAAGGCCACCCGTCTCAAGCCCGCTGGTGTTGGCTCACTGGCACCGCTTGCCTCAAACGACCATGAAGAGGGCAGGGCCAAAAACCGCAGGGTTGAGCTGGTCAAACAGTAATGCAGCGGCGCTGCAGCGTGCGGTAAAGGAGACAGATATGCGTGTTCGTACCGGCATAACCATTGCTTGGCTGGCCCTTGCCCTGTCCAGTCCGCTGGCACAACCGCTGGCTGCGGCTGAATTTGAATTTCTGCCCGATCATCCCGGAGGCTTCAGTGCCACGGCAACCGCCAGCAATGTACCGGTCAGGAAACTCAGCAAGGCCGATGCAGCAGCCTTTAAGAAAAAACTGGAACAGCTGCGCAACCTGCTGGCCAAACAACCGGTACTGCAGGCCCCCAAAGGGGTGGAGATCATCGGCTACTTCAGGCCGCTTGATGAATTCCCCTCGGCACAGAACCTGCCGGTGCCCGGCTTCGGCTACCTCAGGTTTCACTTCTATCACCGCGCCAAAAACGGCAAAGCGGTCAGGATCTGCTGCACCACCGATGAGATCCATGCCTCAATCAATGACCCTGATCAGAGCTTTGAGGTCTATGGCAGCCGGGATTTCGCCACCAAGACCTTTTATGAACCTGACCTGGTGGGGCAGGTGGATGGTTTTCCGCTCTACCGGACCGCCGGTGGGGATGAACTGCTGGTATTCAGCCGTGGCACGGCACGGCCCTGGCTCCCGGTTACCCGGGAGGAGTATGTCAGGGCCTGGCTGACGTTCTGGCAGAAGCAGCTACAGGAATCCGTACCGCAGGACACGATCACCCCGGAGATTGTCAGGCATCACCAGCAGGCCCTGGCGCAGATGAAGCCGGAGGAACGGAGCATGCAGGCCCGTTCGCTGACCTGGGATGTCTATGAACCGACCCTGGCCCCGGTTGGCAGCGCTGAAGGCCGTCCCCTGGTGCGGGTCAACCCGGACTGGTTTGACCCCAGCCTACCGCGCAGCGCAGTACAGTTGCTGATACTCAGATTCAGCACAACCGGCCTGATGGACCCGATTCAGCCCGGACCGTCAAAAACCGGCAGTGTCAGTGCCTACCGAGTCTGGCAGGCATTACACAGCTCAAACTGGAGAGAGGTCAGCACTGTTTTGACCACCAGGTAAACTGCACGGGGAGAGAGGAGCAGTTCTCCTGGTGGCTGCACAAGACGGCCAGTCGCCAGCCTTTTACTTGTGTGTGCCTTGAAATCATTACCTGTTCGGTGCATCGACTTATCTGCGGTACACTCTAGTAAACACCACACAAGCTGCTCCACGAACTGACCTGAGGAGAACAGCATGAACAGCAGCCCCACCATAGTTGAGGTCTTTTTCGATTACATCTGACCCTGGTGCTACCTCGGTACCGTGCGTACCGAACGCCTGCAACGGGAATACGGCGTGCAACTGCGCTGGAGCGCCTTCCCGCTCCACCCCGAAACCCCGCTGGAAGGAAGGGAGCTTGCCGAGCTCTTTGCCGGACGGGAGGCCATGATCCGCGACATGCAGGCCCGGCTGCGGCAGGTTGCCGCGACCGAGGGGTTGCCGCTGACAGAACGAAGTCGCACCTACAACAGCCGGCTGGCCCAGGAGCTGGGCAAATGGGCAGAGGTGCAGGGACGCGGCAATCAGTTCCACCAGGCCGTCTACCGGGCCTTTTTCGTGGACGGGGTCAACATCGCGCTGGCTGACGAGTTGGTGCGGATCGCCGCAGCCGTTGGACTACCAGCAGATCAGGCCCGGACGGTGCTGGCGGAGCGGAGTTATGCTGCGGCAGTGGATGCCGACTGGCAGCGGGCCATGGAACTGCACATTACCGCAGTGCCGACGCACCTCTGCGGAGGCAGGCGCCTGAGCGGTTTCGCAGCCTATGACGATTTTGTGCGACTGATCGGGCAGAGCCGCTAAGCTCTTCTGCAGAACAATCAAGGCGGCCGATCGGCCGCCTTTGTTCGATGTAGCTGCAACTATTCAATTTCTACTGATCAAAATGCTGCCTGCATGATTTGCAGGGCCTCATCCTTACCAAGCAGGGCCAGGCAGCCCAGTTTGCCGTTTTCGACCGCCTTGGCGGCCATACCATCCAGGTCTGCTTGCTGGACCCCTGCCTCACGCAGGTTTAGCGGCATCTTGATGGTGGCGTAGAACGCCTCCAACGCCTTGATACCTGCCTCTGCTGCCTTGGTATCGTCCTCTTCGCAGATTTCCATGACGTTGCGGGCGAACCTGGCAAAGACCGGCAGGTGCTGGGGAGCCGCCTGCATGGTGTAGCGCATCCAGGCCGGTGTCAGCAGTGCCAAGGTAACGCCGTGGGTCATGTCGTACTTGCTGGAGAGCTCATGCCCCATGCCGTGTAGCGGGAAGGCGAAGCCCGGCTTGCCGAGCAGAAACTGGAACCCGGCCAGGGCCATGGAGCTGGCCCACATGATGTTGGCGCGGGCATCATAGTCCTGCGGATTGGCCAGCAGCTTGGGGGCCTCCTCCAGCACCACCTTCATGACCCCTTCATTCATCCGGTCCTGCACCTTGGCAGCAACATCGGGGGTGAAGTACTGTTCCATCAGGTGGCAGAGGATGTCCGCCACACCGGCCATGGTGTGATGTTCCGGCACCGTATAGGTGTACTCCGGGTCCAGGATGGAGAAGCGGGGATTGACCAGCGGGTGCAGCAGCACCTTTTTCTTGTGATCCTCACCCACGGTGATAACCGCGCCCATATCCAGCTCGGAGCCGGTACCGGCCATGGTCAGGATGGTTGCCAGCGGAGCGGCCGCAGTGATTTTGGATGAGAGGCCTGATGCATCGACAAACAGGTCATTGACCGGACCAGCATACATCACCCCGGCGGCAATGGCCTTGCAGGCATCCAGGGTTGATCCGCCCCCCACAGCCAGAATGAAATCGCAGTTATTGTCGCGATAGAGTTTGATCCCTTGCTCAACACTTTCAATCCGCGGATTGGGCTGGATACCGCTCAGTTCCACATAGGCAAGGCCTGCTGTGCTGAGCTGTTCAAGGATGGTGTCATAGATGCCGTTCTGCTTGATGCTGCCGCCGCCATAGGCCAGCAGCACCTTGGAGCCACCCTGTGCTTTGATGGTCTGGCCGAGAACCTTGATCTGTCCCTTGCCGAAGTAGGCGGTGGTGGGAATACTGAAAATGAAGTTGCGCATGTCTGTTCTCCTGTACGGATGTGATGATCGTATCCTACACCCTGAAAATAAAATGGCGATAGATTGATCCTGTCGATTTATTGCCTGATTCTCTTGATCATGGAAATGGCGTTGTAACGCCGGAACTGGTTGGGTACTATGCAATCAGGAGGTGTTTATGGAAAATCCTGCTGTTTGCGACGATTCTGATGTTGTTCGTCTGGCTGGAGCCATTGAAGAACTGAACAGAAGCATTGCCCGATGGACCGAACAGGGGGAGATGCATACAACAGCCATCCCGGGACTGGCGCTGTTCCGGCGGACCGAGCCGACCGAACCGGTCAGCGGCATCTATGAACCGGGCGTCTGCCTGATTGCCCAGGGGGCCAAACGGGTCATGCTGGGTGATGACAGGTACCGCTATGACGCACAGCATTATCTGATCACCTCGGTACATCTGCCGACCATTGTGCAGGTTATCGAGGCAAGCCCTGAAAAACCGTATCTTGGGCTGAGGCTGACATTCGACCTGCGCGAGGTTTCGCAGTTGATGGTGGACAGCAACCTGCCGCAGCCACGGCCCCAGCAGTCGAGCCGCGGTATGGCAACCGGCCAGGTGACCCTGCAGCTGGCTAACGCCTTTAACCGTTTGATTGACCTGCTGGCAGATGAAAAGGATATCCCGATCCTGGCGCCGGTCATCCAGCGCGAAATCATCTACCGGTTGCTGGTGGGAGACCAGGGGGAGCGGCTACGCCAGATCGCCACGGCGGGCAGCCAGAGCCAGCAGATTGCCAAGGCGATCGGCTGGTTGCAGAACAACTTTTCCCAGTCGATCAGCATGGATCAGCTTGCTGCTCAGACCAACATGAGTACGTCGACATTCCATCATCACTTCCGATCCTTGACCGCCTTGAGCCCGCTGCAGTATCAGAAGCAGCTGCGGCTGCAGGAGGCCAGACGCCTGATGCTGGCAGAACGGATGGATGCCGCCAATGCCGCTTTTCAGGTGGGCTACGAAAGCCCTTCCCAGTTCAACCGTGAGTACAGCCGCATGTTTGGCGCACCGCCGCTGCGGGATATCACCAGCTTGCGCCAGCTGGCTGCCGACGGGAGGGGCTGATTTGCAGCAACCCTATCATATCGATAAGAGGAAATCAGCTGACGTATTTGGCGGTTACAGCATAAAACAGTTCAAGCCTACACCAGCGCCAGTTCCAGCTTATGCTTCCGTTTCTCCCAGTCAGGCATCATCTTCTCCAACAGACTATAGAAGTCACCACTGTGATCATGGCATTGCAGATGGCAAAGCTCGTGGGTAATAACGTATTCAATACACTCTTTGG includes these proteins:
- a CDS encoding xanthine dehydrogenase family protein molybdopterin-binding subunit — its product is MSRSNDITRRQFIKAGALLSGGLVLACHLPFGRKEALAGQQEPFAPNAFLRISPDERVTIIVNKSEMGQGVYTSLPMLVAEELCCNWKKVGFVPSPVAPEYNHTQFGPIMVTGGSTSVRSEWSRLSLAGAAAREMLIAAAALTWKVDPAACRAENGYVIGPAGAKLSYGKLVKKAATLPVPKNPQLKAGKKTLLGTPAKRLDSPAKINGTAIFGIDVQEPGMLTAVIARSPVFGGKVVSVHADKAKAVAGVRSVVTIEAGVVVAADDFWQALKGREQLEITWDEGRWNTLATPVMHEQYARLAETPGLVARKDGDAAAYLDNNPEKIEAVFEMPYLAHATMEPLNCFVDLKKDSALIRTGSQFQTVDRAAAARVAGLKPEQIVFETTFLGGGFGRRGNPASDFVVEAVQAAKALNRPVKVVYTREDDMRSGYYRPMWYNRVEAALDKKGYPLAWRHRIVGQSIITGTSFESAMVKNGIDHTSVEGAADTPYAIPNLQVELHSTTNGVPVLWWRSVGHSHTAFVMESFMDELAHKAGIDPYRYRRTLLAGHPRNLKVLQTAAEKAGWGKALPEGHARGIAVHESFGSYAAQVAEVSLNKGGGITVHRVVCAIDCGRIVNPDTIKAQMESGIIFGLSAALHGAITLKNGRVEQGNFDSYPLVRMNAAPRIEVHIIPSNEAPGGVGEPGVPPIAPAVANALFALTGARVRTLPMTPERVRSAMAAENRPQA
- a CDS encoding (2Fe-2S)-binding protein: MIEIKVNGKQLQTEASADTPLLWVLRDHLKMTGTKYGCGEGLCGACTVLIDGKPERSCVTPLGDVRGKSVTTIEGIPEQHPVKQAWLAQEVSQCGYCQPGQIMSAVALLDAIPKPTDAEIDRAMSGNLCRCGTYGRIRTAIHAASGRKTTRGGKKP
- a CDS encoding OmpA family protein, which gives rise to MKKTLIALFCLFCVVASLAPGMAAEQDVRGGKDHPLLSRMPDFRLSDYKEAEFGSYRFIGQDKKQVSIEGHKYYLEYKLQKGVPEPGELKIRRNIQEALKKINGKVIFDDNFNRVATIVLKKDAKETWVEVRSYNAMYRLNIIEKEAMQQEVVADAAAMGNDITSSGRVAIYGIYFDTAKAELKPESDAALAEIASLLKQNSSLKLYVVGHTDNQGSFDLNMRLSKERAEAVTQALATRYGIKATRLKPAGVGSLAPLASNDHEEGRAKNRRVELVKQ
- a CDS encoding iron-containing alcohol dehydrogenase, giving the protein MRNFIFSIPTTAYFGKGQIKVLGQTIKAQGGSKVLLAYGGGSIKQNGIYDTILEQLSTAGLAYVELSGIQPNPRIESVEQGIKLYRDNNCDFILAVGGGSTLDACKAIAAGVMYAGPVNDLFVDASGLSSKITAAAPLATILTMAGTGSELDMGAVITVGEDHKKKVLLHPLVNPRFSILDPEYTYTVPEHHTMAGVADILCHLMEQYFTPDVAAKVQDRMNEGVMKVVLEEAPKLLANPQDYDARANIMWASSMALAGFQFLLGKPGFAFPLHGMGHELSSKYDMTHGVTLALLTPAWMRYTMQAAPQHLPVFARFARNVMEICEEDDTKAAEAGIKALEAFYATIKMPLNLREAGVQQADLDGMAAKAVENGKLGCLALLGKDEALQIMQAAF
- a CDS encoding AraC family transcriptional regulator, encoding MENPAVCDDSDVVRLAGAIEELNRSIARWTEQGEMHTTAIPGLALFRRTEPTEPVSGIYEPGVCLIAQGAKRVMLGDDRYRYDAQHYLITSVHLPTIVQVIEASPEKPYLGLRLTFDLREVSQLMVDSNLPQPRPQQSSRGMATGQVTLQLANAFNRLIDLLADEKDIPILAPVIQREIIYRLLVGDQGERLRQIATAGSQSQQIAKAIGWLQNNFSQSISMDQLAAQTNMSTSTFHHHFRSLTALSPLQYQKQLRLQEARRLMLAERMDAANAAFQVGYESPSQFNREYSRMFGAPPLRDITSLRQLAADGRG